A window of Verrucomicrobiia bacterium contains these coding sequences:
- a CDS encoding efflux RND transporter periplasmic adaptor subunit, which yields MKTYSLLFLTGLFLAGCGKSPEIAQTAAELPSARVRVQPVELKERQATEEVVGTVRAKLRATLEAKVSGRIEQMPVTLGQAVSTGDLIAKLDAPEIQAKLDQAKAGFEQTERDWKRISSLFEQQAVTHSEYDAAQGRYRQAAASVAEAQAMVAYVQVLAPFNGLITKRWVDVGDLAVPGKPLVDIEDPAALQLEADVPEAIAAHIQRDAPMAVRVDAVAGDLSGLVAEIAPSADAVSRTFRVKLDLPESSGLMPGQFGRLLVPIGEDKTMRVPAGAIIERGQLEIAFVVANQRAQLHLVKSGKHFGQEVEVLAGLDVGEPVVVEGADQLVDGQPVQVQ from the coding sequence ATGAAAACGTACTCCCTTCTCTTCTTGACAGGACTCTTCCTGGCCGGCTGCGGCAAAAGCCCCGAAATAGCGCAAACCGCCGCAGAACTGCCATCGGCCCGCGTTCGAGTTCAACCCGTCGAGCTCAAAGAACGGCAGGCGACCGAAGAAGTCGTTGGAACCGTTCGCGCAAAATTGCGCGCCACGCTGGAAGCCAAAGTCAGCGGACGCATCGAGCAGATGCCGGTCACCCTGGGCCAGGCCGTTTCGACCGGAGACTTGATAGCCAAATTGGATGCTCCAGAAATCCAGGCCAAACTGGACCAGGCCAAAGCCGGTTTCGAGCAGACCGAGCGCGATTGGAAACGGATTTCGAGTCTCTTCGAGCAACAGGCGGTCACGCACTCGGAGTATGATGCCGCCCAGGGGCGCTATCGCCAGGCTGCGGCCAGCGTGGCCGAGGCTCAGGCCATGGTTGCCTACGTTCAAGTACTCGCCCCGTTCAACGGGCTTATAACAAAGAGATGGGTGGATGTGGGCGATTTAGCGGTTCCAGGCAAGCCGCTGGTCGATATCGAGGACCCTGCCGCGCTCCAACTCGAGGCCGATGTGCCAGAGGCCATCGCCGCCCACATCCAACGCGATGCCCCCATGGCCGTGCGCGTCGATGCCGTCGCGGGCGACCTTTCGGGCCTCGTGGCCGAAATCGCCCCCTCTGCCGATGCTGTAAGCCGCACCTTTCGGGTTAAACTGGACCTGCCCGAATCCTCCGGGTTGATGCCGGGCCAGTTTGGCCGGCTCCTGGTGCCCATTGGAGAAGACAAGACAATGCGGGTCCCCGCCGGGGCAATCATCGAGCGCGGGCAATTGGAAATCGCTTTTGTTGTCGCCAACCAACGCGCCCAATTGCACCTGGTTAAGTCCGGCAAGCATTTTGGTCAGGAGGTTGAAGTCCTCGCCGGGCTGGATGTGGGCGAACCCGTGGTGGTCGAAGGCGCCGACCAATTGGTCGATGGCCAGCCAGTCCAGGTTCAATGA
- the miaB gene encoding tRNA (N6-isopentenyl adenosine(37)-C2)-methylthiotransferase MiaB, giving the protein MPSVYIKTYGCQMNERDSEAVAAQLLAKGYTLAGSETVADVILLNTCSVRDMAEQKALHKMETLSHQTRKHRPGVVLGFMGCMAQSRGHELIDRLPDVDLVVGTQKFHRTAEYLDELLSGRRDKIVDVAEEARSEATIREHLVNGNAKTSVTAYVSIMQGCNQYCTFCIVPYTRGEERSRTIADIVAECRELAERGVKEVTLLGQIVTSYGKRDIPRQAGKSAFVQLIEAVHQVDGLERIRFTSPHPKGYGDDLVEAYGRLPKLVESAHLPVQSGSDRVLKLMHRGYTRERYIELIGKLRHVQPQMGITTDFIVGFPGETEADFEETLSLVREVQFDQAYIFRYSERRDTPAAAMPNQVPQLVREERNQRLLQTLNAVAGARYGFFVGRQAEILVEGPSKRNPERLTGRTRCNKIAVFEGSPARRGQVLDVQITSAGSFTLYGQPVP; this is encoded by the coding sequence ATGCCGAGCGTCTATATCAAAACCTACGGATGCCAGATGAACGAGCGGGACAGCGAGGCCGTGGCTGCCCAACTCCTGGCGAAGGGTTATACATTGGCCGGGTCCGAAACGGTGGCTGATGTCATCCTGCTCAATACGTGCAGCGTGCGGGATATGGCCGAGCAGAAGGCGCTGCACAAGATGGAAACCCTCTCACACCAGACGCGTAAACACCGGCCCGGGGTTGTTTTGGGCTTTATGGGATGCATGGCCCAAAGCCGTGGCCACGAGCTGATCGATCGATTGCCCGATGTGGATTTGGTCGTGGGGACACAGAAATTTCATCGAACCGCTGAATATCTGGATGAACTGCTTTCAGGCCGCCGCGACAAAATTGTGGATGTGGCCGAAGAGGCCCGGAGCGAGGCAACCATTCGAGAACATTTGGTCAACGGCAACGCGAAGACTTCAGTGACTGCCTATGTGAGCATCATGCAAGGGTGCAATCAGTATTGCACCTTTTGCATCGTGCCCTATACGCGTGGGGAAGAGCGCAGCCGAACCATTGCGGATATCGTGGCTGAATGCCGCGAGCTGGCGGAGCGCGGGGTGAAGGAAGTGACGCTGCTGGGCCAAATTGTGACCAGCTACGGCAAACGCGACATTCCCAGGCAGGCCGGCAAATCGGCTTTCGTGCAGTTGATCGAGGCGGTCCACCAGGTGGACGGGCTGGAACGCATCCGGTTCACCTCGCCGCATCCCAAAGGATACGGGGATGATTTGGTCGAGGCTTACGGGCGCCTGCCGAAGCTGGTTGAGAGCGCTCATCTCCCGGTTCAAAGCGGGAGTGATCGCGTGTTGAAACTGATGCACCGCGGCTATACCCGCGAGCGGTATATCGAACTCATCGGCAAGCTGCGCCACGTTCAACCTCAGATGGGGATTACAACAGATTTCATCGTAGGTTTTCCCGGCGAAACAGAAGCTGATTTTGAGGAGACCCTATCCCTGGTGCGGGAAGTGCAGTTCGATCAGGCCTATATCTTCCGCTACTCGGAACGGCGGGACACGCCGGCCGCCGCGATGCCCAATCAGGTGCCTCAATTGGTGCGTGAAGAGCGCAATCAGCGCTTGTTGCAGACCCTCAACGCGGTTGCGGGCGCACGGTATGGATTTTTCGTAGGTCGTCAGGCTGAAATCCTGGTGGAAGGTCCCAGCAAACGGAATCCGGAACGGCTTACTGGCCGGACGCGCTGCAATAAGATAGCGGTGTTCGAGGGCTCGCCTGCGCGTCGGGGTCAGGTGCTGGATGTGCAAATCACAAGCGCAGGGTCCTTCACGCTCTACGGCCAACCCGTTCCTTAG
- a CDS encoding aldo/keto reductase, translating to MGQRKAAAPNQELAAALNAGVTRRDFVRSALAAGVVLGAAPGALGADTGSPAASQSNEPVPRRLLGSTGQSISAIGLGGYHIGNPPEEEGIRIVRSAIDRGITFMDNCWDYHDGMSELRMGKALRDGYREKVFLMTKIDGRTKSAAATQIDQSLQRLQTDHVDLMQFHEVLRLEDPDRIFAPGGGMEAMLDAKKAGKVRFIGFTGHKDPLVHLRMLDVAAQHQFRFDAVQMPLNVMDAHFRSFSRQVVPRLVEEKIGILGMKPLGSGNVLRSHLVTPIECLHYAMNLPTSTVITGIDRMDLLDQALEAARTFKPFTQEQLAALLDRTTQAAASGKFEPFKTTSQFDATAHNPQWLG from the coding sequence ATGGGCCAAAGGAAGGCCGCTGCTCCGAATCAGGAGTTGGCGGCTGCACTGAACGCGGGCGTTACGCGGCGCGATTTTGTCCGCTCCGCCCTGGCAGCCGGGGTTGTGCTGGGCGCTGCGCCGGGTGCTTTGGGCGCGGATACTGGCTCGCCAGCCGCATCCCAGAGCAACGAGCCGGTTCCGCGCCGTCTCCTGGGAAGCACGGGCCAAAGCATCTCAGCGATTGGGTTAGGGGGCTATCACATCGGCAATCCGCCTGAGGAAGAAGGCATTCGAATTGTCCGCAGCGCCATTGATCGCGGGATAACCTTTATGGATAACTGCTGGGATTATCACGATGGCATGAGCGAATTGCGGATGGGCAAGGCCTTGCGTGACGGCTATCGGGAAAAGGTCTTTCTCATGACCAAGATAGATGGGCGGACTAAAAGCGCCGCCGCCACTCAGATTGATCAATCTCTACAGCGCCTGCAGACCGACCACGTTGACCTCATGCAATTTCATGAGGTCCTGCGGCTCGAAGACCCGGACCGCATCTTCGCTCCGGGCGGGGGCATGGAAGCGATGCTCGATGCCAAAAAGGCGGGCAAAGTTCGTTTCATAGGGTTCACCGGGCACAAGGACCCGCTAGTGCACCTGCGCATGCTCGACGTTGCCGCCCAACATCAATTCCGGTTTGACGCGGTGCAAATGCCGTTGAATGTGATGGACGCCCATTTCCGCAGCTTCAGCCGGCAAGTAGTTCCGCGCCTGGTCGAGGAGAAAATTGGGATATTGGGTATGAAGCCCCTTGGCAGCGGCAACGTTTTGCGCAGCCATCTGGTCACGCCGATCGAATGTCTGCACTATGCGATGAACCTGCCGACCTCGACGGTCATCACCGGGATTGACCGAATGGACCTGCTGGACCAGGCACTCGAAGCCGCTCGGACGTTTAAGCCATTTACGCAGGAACAGCTCGCGGCACTGCTCGATCGCACGACCCAAGCGGCCGCTTCCGGCAAGTTCGAGCCGTTCAAGACCACCTCGCAGTTCGATGCCACAGCGCATAACCCGCAGTGGTTGGGATGA
- a CDS encoding TolC family protein produces MKKFGLFLFGCLISLAAFGAEPWTFERALAQALTNSPDALLARHRIAAAQAGLEQADAAFWPRLQFQSSYMRTDNPMMVFGSILNQRAFSKSLDFNDVPDVDNLNAKGLVTVPLYTGGRNKAGHEAAKANTEAARRDDEAVRNALGFEVARAFHTVLKTRRFIEAAQSAVESYETNVAIANKRLQAGSLLKSDVLDIEVRLAQAREDLVRAHNAEALASRALRNLLGIEGGEFVVAASAPNVSAPRALDFSHRPELAAARQRERAAEQVVRGAKSGYIPRLSAFGSVDYDYGWKYDNGGGSYTAGAMFQWDIWDGQLTRGRVREAAANLESAREEERKLRLAIGFEVEQARLDLKAADERLDVTQQAVGQASESLALTRARFEQGLSLATQLMDSETALVAARVRRAEAEADQHIAIAALRKALALPQLDSSAIRN; encoded by the coding sequence ATGAAGAAGTTCGGCCTGTTTCTTTTTGGCTGTTTAATCTCCCTGGCGGCTTTCGGGGCTGAGCCCTGGACTTTCGAGCGCGCACTGGCTCAGGCGCTTACCAACAGCCCCGACGCCCTGCTGGCCAGGCACCGGATCGCCGCCGCACAGGCCGGCCTCGAGCAGGCCGATGCCGCCTTCTGGCCCCGGCTCCAGTTCCAATCCAGCTACATGCGCACTGACAATCCCATGATGGTCTTCGGCAGCATTCTCAATCAGCGCGCTTTTTCCAAATCCCTTGATTTCAATGATGTGCCCGACGTCGATAATCTGAATGCCAAAGGCCTCGTCACGGTTCCCCTTTATACCGGCGGCAGGAACAAGGCCGGTCATGAGGCGGCCAAGGCGAACACCGAGGCTGCCCGCCGGGACGACGAGGCGGTGCGGAATGCCTTGGGGTTCGAAGTGGCGCGCGCCTTCCATACGGTGCTCAAGACGCGCCGTTTTATCGAGGCGGCTCAATCTGCGGTCGAGTCCTATGAAACCAACGTGGCCATAGCAAATAAGCGTCTCCAGGCCGGGTCGCTGCTCAAAAGCGATGTGCTGGACATCGAGGTCCGTTTGGCCCAGGCGCGTGAAGACCTCGTGCGCGCTCACAATGCTGAAGCGCTGGCCAGTCGGGCGTTGCGCAACTTGCTCGGGATTGAAGGCGGAGAGTTCGTCGTGGCGGCCAGCGCGCCCAATGTCAGCGCGCCCAGGGCATTGGATTTTTCGCACCGGCCAGAGCTGGCTGCCGCCCGGCAGCGCGAACGGGCCGCCGAACAAGTAGTTCGCGGAGCCAAATCCGGCTACATACCCCGCCTCAGCGCCTTTGGCAGCGTCGATTACGATTATGGCTGGAAGTATGACAATGGTGGAGGCAGTTACACCGCCGGCGCCATGTTCCAGTGGGACATCTGGGATGGGCAACTCACGCGGGGCAGGGTGCGCGAGGCGGCGGCCAACCTCGAGTCGGCTCGCGAGGAAGAGCGTAAGTTGCGGCTGGCCATTGGCTTCGAAGTCGAGCAAGCCCGTCTCGATCTCAAGGCTGCCGATGAGCGCCTGGACGTCACGCAACAAGCCGTTGGCCAGGCCTCCGAGAGCCTTGCCCTGACCCGGGCACGCTTCGAACAAGGCCTGAGCCTGGCGACTCAGCTCATGGACTCCGAAACTGCGCTCGTCGCCGCTCGGGTGCGCAGGGCTGAAGCCGAAGCCGACCAGCACATCGCTATTGCCGCACTTCGCAAGGCCCTCGCTTTGCCGCAACTCGATTCCTCTGCAATACGAAATTAG
- a CDS encoding efflux RND transporter permease subunit, translating to MKAFPKNANSRQAGIAGRIAQAFINSKLTPLIVITSLLLGAGSVLLLPREEEPQIKVPMIDVMAAMPGFGAKEVEERATRPMEKLLWEIPGVEYVYSTSRPGESLVIVRFKVGSEPEQSLVKVTEKMRSNFDRIPPGVSFPLIKPRSIDDVPILTLTFHSAHYDHLTLRRLVAQVDDAVKQVPQVAETAIIGGARRQVRVLLDPARLASRHLSAAGLVMMLRQANREYAAGDLTSNNQDVIVETGAFLTNAEQVGRVVVGVYGGRPVYLHDVARIVDGAEELSQYVFYGNGAAASSAADEQAAVTLSIAKRPGANAIAVAKQVLRKMDALKGYIIPSDVQVSITRHYGETASDKSNELLLHMGIAVLSVSILIWLALGWRESLIVAIAIPATLALTLLVFYLYGFTLNRITLFALIFSIGILVDDAIVVVENIVRHFHLPESKDRNLAAIAVEAVSEVGNPTILATFAVIAAVLPMALVGGLMGPYMRPIPIGASAAMLFSLAVSFIVTPWAAIRILQWRRHRAEEALGGAGASHAQPHFDGASSERLFPRIYRSLMGRLLNQRAWRYGFLGGIALLLLIAMGTVAIGWVKMKMLPFDNKSEFQIILNMPESSSLERTAQAAREIAAAVRVEPEVSDYQIYAGVAAPFNFNGLVRHYFLRRGANVADLQINLLNKHERQAQSHDIAKRVRPRVAAIAEKYGARVAVAEVPPGPPVLQTLVAEIYGPTDESRLALAAKVRSIFQQTPGVVDVDWYVEADQPKARFVIDKEKAALNGVSAETLAMTLRLAVAGDTADLLHQPREKEDVNIVFQLPRSSRSSSQDLLALYVPSGSLPVPGAPPGPPPLVPLRELVKIDQTTADKSIYHKNLLPVTYVIGDVAGVIESPVYAIFKMNKALRQLDTRAFGGEGRPLTIYNAVLPFSSREPSLKWDGEWHITIEVFRDLGLAFAAVLILIYVLMVGWFRSFLTPFLVMTVIPFSLVGILPAHGILHAFFTATSMIGFMAGAGIVVRNAIILVDFIELRLAEGKPLAEAVVESGLIRFRPIMLTALAVVVSATVILFDPIFQGLAISLMAGGLISMLIAPVAIPLLYFMAYNRPSPQPAVSSRTPELEAAEV from the coding sequence ATGAAAGCCTTCCCCAAAAACGCCAACTCGCGCCAGGCGGGTATTGCTGGCCGGATCGCGCAAGCCTTTATCAACTCGAAGCTCACCCCGCTTATTGTGATCACCTCGTTGCTGCTGGGGGCCGGGTCGGTCCTGTTGCTGCCACGAGAGGAAGAACCGCAGATCAAGGTCCCCATGATCGACGTCATGGCGGCCATGCCCGGCTTTGGCGCCAAGGAGGTCGAAGAGCGAGCCACCCGCCCCATGGAGAAGCTGCTCTGGGAAATCCCAGGCGTGGAATACGTCTATTCGACTTCCCGCCCAGGCGAGAGCCTTGTTATCGTCCGCTTCAAAGTCGGGTCCGAACCCGAGCAGAGCCTGGTTAAGGTCACCGAGAAAATGCGCTCGAACTTCGACCGTATTCCGCCGGGGGTTTCTTTCCCGCTCATTAAGCCCAGGTCCATTGATGATGTTCCCATTCTGACGCTGACGTTTCATAGCGCGCATTACGATCATTTGACGTTGCGGCGCCTGGTTGCGCAGGTCGATGATGCCGTCAAACAGGTGCCGCAGGTTGCCGAAACGGCCATCATTGGCGGTGCGCGCCGGCAGGTCCGTGTGCTGCTCGACCCGGCGAGGCTGGCTTCACGCCACCTCAGCGCTGCGGGCCTGGTCATGATGCTGCGTCAGGCCAACCGCGAGTACGCTGCAGGCGACCTTACCAGCAATAATCAGGATGTGATCGTCGAAACCGGGGCCTTTCTGACCAATGCCGAACAGGTTGGCCGGGTCGTGGTGGGTGTGTATGGGGGCCGCCCAGTTTATCTTCATGACGTCGCCCGCATCGTCGATGGCGCCGAGGAATTGTCCCAATACGTCTTCTATGGCAACGGAGCTGCCGCCTCGAGTGCGGCGGATGAGCAAGCGGCCGTCACGCTTTCGATTGCCAAACGACCGGGCGCTAACGCCATTGCGGTCGCCAAACAAGTGCTGAGGAAAATGGACGCTCTCAAAGGCTATATAATCCCCTCTGACGTGCAGGTATCCATTACTCGTCACTACGGCGAAACAGCCTCTGACAAATCCAACGAACTGCTCTTGCACATGGGCATCGCCGTCCTCAGTGTCTCCATCCTGATTTGGTTGGCGCTGGGCTGGCGCGAATCCCTCATCGTGGCCATTGCCATTCCAGCCACCCTTGCGCTGACGCTGCTGGTGTTTTATCTCTACGGGTTCACTCTCAATCGCATCACCTTGTTTGCGCTCATCTTCAGCATCGGCATCCTGGTTGATGATGCCATCGTCGTAGTCGAAAATATCGTCCGGCACTTTCACCTGCCTGAAAGCAAAGACCGCAACCTGGCCGCCATTGCTGTCGAAGCTGTCAGTGAAGTGGGTAATCCCACCATCCTGGCGACGTTCGCCGTCATCGCAGCGGTCCTGCCGATGGCATTGGTCGGCGGATTGATGGGGCCCTACATGCGGCCCATCCCCATCGGCGCCAGCGCCGCCATGCTTTTCTCCCTGGCGGTCTCGTTCATCGTCACGCCCTGGGCCGCTATCCGAATCCTGCAGTGGCGCCGGCACCGCGCTGAGGAGGCTTTGGGCGGTGCGGGGGCGAGCCACGCGCAACCACACTTCGACGGAGCGAGCAGCGAACGGCTTTTTCCACGGATTTATCGTAGTCTTATGGGTCGCCTGCTGAACCAACGCGCTTGGCGCTACGGCTTCCTAGGCGGTATCGCGCTGCTCCTGCTAATCGCCATGGGCACCGTGGCCATCGGCTGGGTGAAAATGAAAATGCTTCCCTTTGATAACAAGAGTGAGTTCCAAATTATTCTGAACATGCCCGAAAGCAGCTCGCTGGAACGCACCGCCCAGGCCGCGCGCGAAATCGCAGCCGCCGTGCGCGTCGAACCGGAAGTGAGCGATTACCAGATTTACGCCGGGGTTGCGGCCCCCTTCAATTTTAATGGCCTGGTGAGGCATTACTTCCTGAGGCGTGGGGCCAATGTGGCAGACCTTCAAATTAATCTCCTCAACAAACACGAACGGCAAGCCCAGAGCCACGATATTGCCAAACGCGTCCGCCCCCGCGTGGCGGCTATCGCCGAAAAGTATGGGGCTCGTGTGGCTGTGGCTGAAGTGCCGCCCGGCCCTCCCGTTTTGCAAACGCTCGTCGCCGAGATTTATGGACCGACCGACGAGTCGCGGCTGGCGCTTGCTGCCAAGGTGCGAAGCATTTTCCAGCAAACACCCGGCGTGGTGGATGTGGACTGGTACGTCGAAGCCGACCAGCCCAAGGCGCGATTCGTCATTGATAAGGAAAAGGCCGCTTTGAACGGGGTCAGCGCTGAAACTCTCGCGATGACTCTGCGCCTGGCCGTGGCGGGCGATACCGCAGACCTGTTGCACCAACCCCGCGAAAAGGAAGACGTTAATATCGTATTCCAACTGCCGCGCTCCAGCCGGAGTTCGTCCCAAGACCTCCTGGCGCTTTACGTCCCGTCCGGTTCGTTGCCGGTCCCCGGCGCTCCGCCAGGTCCGCCGCCGCTGGTGCCTCTGCGTGAGTTGGTGAAGATCGATCAAACCACCGCCGACAAAAGCATTTATCATAAAAACCTCCTCCCGGTTACCTATGTTATTGGGGATGTCGCCGGAGTAATCGAGAGCCCAGTCTATGCGATTTTCAAAATGAACAAGGCGCTGCGCCAGCTTGATACCCGCGCCTTCGGGGGCGAGGGGCGCCCGCTCACAATTTACAACGCGGTCCTCCCCTTCAGCAGCCGCGAACCTTCCCTCAAATGGGACGGCGAATGGCATATCACTATCGAGGTGTTCCGCGACCTTGGCCTGGCATTCGCCGCCGTGTTGATTCTCATTTATGTGCTGATGGTCGGCTGGTTTCGCTCTTTCCTGACCCCCTTCCTTGTCATGACCGTCATTCCCTTCTCGTTGGTCGGCATTCTACCCGCGCACGGAATTCTGCACGCGTTTTTCACCGCCACTTCCATGATCGGCTTCATGGCCGGCGCCGGCATCGTGGTCCGCAATGCCATCATTCTGGTTGATTTCATCGAGTTGCGATTGGCTGAGGGCAAACCGCTGGCCGAAGCAGTAGTCGAGTCGGGCCTTATTCGCTTTCGCCCTATCATGTTGACCGCTCTGGCCGTGGTGGTGAGCGCGACCGTCATCCTCTTTGATCCGATCTTTCAAGGGTTGGCCATCTCCCTCATGGCCGGTGGGCTCATCTCAATGCTGATTGCCCCAGTAGCTATCCCTCTGCTCTATTTCATGGCCTATAACCGGCCATCGCCCCAGCCGGCCGTTTCATCAAGAACACCTGAATTGGAAGCAGCGGAGGTATGA
- a CDS encoding SpoIIE family protein phosphatase: MALDKLKVLLIEHDAGFARSVGEMLGQARDLAADVMPAEDLRGGLSALAGDQFDVVVLDMSLPDGAGLANVSLIHAGAPQLPIIVAGEAADETVALEAVQSGAHDYLVKGQLTSAWLERSLRYAIERRRMDRALLEAEERYHSVFDHLVEGIFQTTPDGRYLMANAALARIYGYDSPEDLMQGLTDISRKLYVRQGRRDDFVRTMQESDVLRGFESEVYRKDGSIIWISENCRAIRDARGRLLYYEGTVEDITQRRKAEERLRNSEGLYHSLVETLPQNIFRKDLQFRFTFANQQFCKTLGRTLDQIIGKTDFDFFPTGLAAKYQRDDRRVLETGQPYETVEEHQPPGHEKIYVQVVKTPLRAANGEIMGLQAIFWDITQQRMADEKIRRANAALAQSRRELQTKNLQMEEDLKMAREIQLTMLPQQYPAFPRSAPEEASAFQFSHRYLPTGSVGGDFFTISALSETQAGVFLCDVAGHGVRSALITAMIRALVEELKPLATQPGEFLTKLNNDLCAILQHTGTPLLTTAFYLVADCETKVMLYSNAGHPKPLHLRRSAGQVVPLVNASGKSQPALGLMEDAHYLSSEIMLSPNDLILLYTDGLIEVQNAGDDLYTQQLLLDAVQRRLHLPAPKLFDTLLKEIRSFAGGAEFSDDVCLVAMDYAKPG; the protein is encoded by the coding sequence ATGGCACTGGATAAACTGAAAGTGCTCCTGATCGAACACGACGCGGGGTTCGCCCGCTCCGTGGGCGAGATGCTGGGGCAAGCCCGGGACCTTGCGGCCGATGTAATGCCAGCGGAGGATTTGCGCGGCGGGCTCTCCGCCTTGGCCGGCGATCAATTCGATGTCGTGGTCCTTGACATGTCCCTGCCCGATGGCGCCGGCCTGGCCAACGTCTCCCTCATCCACGCTGGAGCCCCGCAACTTCCCATTATCGTCGCGGGCGAGGCAGCGGATGAAACGGTGGCGCTCGAGGCCGTCCAATCCGGGGCGCATGACTACCTGGTCAAAGGCCAGCTCACATCGGCCTGGCTGGAACGCTCGTTGCGATACGCCATCGAACGGCGCCGCATGGACCGGGCGCTGCTCGAAGCCGAGGAGCGATACCACAGCGTTTTCGATCACCTCGTTGAAGGCATCTTCCAAACCACACCCGATGGCCGCTATCTCATGGCCAATGCCGCCCTGGCGCGCATCTATGGTTACGATTCACCTGAGGACCTCATGCAGGGCCTTACCGATATCAGCCGCAAACTCTATGTCCGCCAGGGCCGCCGCGATGATTTCGTCCGTACCATGCAAGAAAGTGATGTGCTCCGGGGCTTTGAGTCGGAGGTCTATCGCAAAGACGGCAGCATCATTTGGATTTCGGAGAATTGCCGCGCCATCCGCGACGCCCGAGGCCGCTTGCTCTATTACGAAGGCACCGTTGAAGACATTACCCAGCGGCGCAAGGCCGAGGAGCGCCTCCGCAATTCGGAGGGACTTTACCATTCCCTGGTCGAAACACTGCCTCAGAACATCTTCCGCAAAGACCTGCAGTTCCGCTTCACGTTTGCCAACCAGCAGTTTTGCAAAACCCTTGGCCGCACGCTCGACCAAATCATAGGCAAAACCGATTTTGACTTTTTCCCCACCGGCCTGGCCGCCAAATACCAGCGGGACGACCGCCGTGTGCTGGAAACAGGCCAGCCCTATGAAACGGTCGAAGAACATCAGCCGCCGGGACACGAAAAAATATACGTGCAGGTGGTGAAAACGCCTTTGCGCGCGGCCAATGGGGAAATCATGGGTTTGCAGGCGATATTCTGGGACATCACCCAGCAGCGGATGGCCGATGAAAAAATCCGCCGTGCCAATGCTGCCCTGGCCCAGAGCCGCCGCGAGCTGCAGACCAAAAACCTCCAGATGGAGGAAGACCTTAAAATGGCGCGGGAAATCCAGCTCACCATGCTCCCGCAGCAATACCCGGCTTTCCCGCGCTCGGCGCCCGAGGAGGCCAGCGCCTTCCAGTTCAGCCATCGCTATTTGCCCACCGGAAGTGTCGGCGGAGATTTCTTCACCATTTCAGCCCTTAGCGAAACCCAGGCCGGGGTGTTCCTGTGCGATGTCGCCGGACACGGTGTGCGTTCAGCGCTCATCACAGCCATGATCCGGGCCCTGGTCGAGGAGCTCAAACCACTGGCCACGCAGCCGGGCGAGTTCCTGACCAAACTCAACAACGACCTGTGCGCCATCTTGCAACACACCGGAACCCCCTTGTTGACGACCGCCTTTTACCTTGTGGCCGATTGCGAGACCAAGGTCATGCTCTACTCCAATGCAGGCCATCCCAAACCCCTTCATCTCCGCCGCAGCGCCGGCCAGGTCGTGCCCCTCGTGAACGCTTCCGGCAAAAGCCAGCCGGCCCTCGGTTTGATGGAAGACGCCCACTACCTCAGTTCCGAGATCATGCTCTCACCGAACGACCTCATCCTCCTGTACACTGATGGCTTGATAGAAGTCCAAAATGCAGGGGACGATCTCTATACTCAACAGTTGCTCCTCGACGCCGTCCAGCGGCGGCTCCATTTGCCGGCCCCGAAGCTCTTCGATACTTTGCTGAAGGAAATCCGCTCCTTTGCCGGAGGCGCCGAGTTCAGCGATGATGTCTGCCTGGTAGCCATGGATTACGCAAAACCCGGTTGA